The Streptococcus sp. 29896 genome includes a region encoding these proteins:
- a CDS encoding 50S ribosomal protein L23 produces the protein MNLYDVIKKPVITESSMGQLEAGKYVFEVDTRAHKLLIKQAVEAAFEGVKVANVNTINVKPKTKRVGRYVGRTNKVKKAIITLAADSKAIELFATADAE, from the coding sequence ATGAATTTGTATGATGTTATCAAAAAACCTGTCATCACAGAAAGCTCAATGGGCCAACTCGAAGCAGGCAAGTATGTATTTGAAGTTGACACTCGTGCACACAAACTCTTGATCAAGCAAGCTGTTGAAGCTGCATTCGAGGGTGTTAAAGTTGCAAATGTTAACACAATCAACGTGAAACCTAAAACAAAACGCGTAGGTCGTTATGTAGGTCGCACAAACAAAGTGAAAAAAGCAATCATCACATTGGCTGCTGATTCAAAAGCGATCGAATTGTTCGCTACAGCTGACGCTGAATAA
- the rplD gene encoding 50S ribosomal protein L4, whose product MANVTLFDQTGKQAGEVVLNDAIFGIEPNQAVVFDVIISQRASLRQGTHAVKNRSAVSGGGRKPWRQKGTGRARQGSIRSPQWRGGGVVFGPTPRSYAYKLPQKVRRLALKSVYSEKVAENKFVAVNSLEFTAPKTAEFAKVLAALSIDSKVLVILEEGNEFAALSARNIPGVKVATATTASVLDIANADKLLVTQAAISKIEEVLA is encoded by the coding sequence ATGGCAAACGTAACATTATTTGACCAAACTGGTAAACAAGCTGGTGAAGTAGTTCTTAACGATGCGATCTTTGGTATCGAGCCAAACCAAGCAGTTGTATTTGATGTGATCATCAGCCAACGTGCTAGCCTTCGTCAAGGCACTCACGCAGTTAAAAACCGTTCAGCAGTCTCAGGTGGCGGACGCAAACCATGGCGTCAAAAAGGAACTGGACGTGCTCGTCAAGGTTCTATCCGTTCACCACAATGGCGTGGCGGTGGCGTAGTCTTCGGACCAACTCCACGTTCATACGCGTACAAACTTCCACAAAAAGTTCGTCGCTTGGCACTTAAATCTGTTTACTCAGAAAAAGTTGCTGAAAACAAATTTGTAGCTGTTAACTCACTTGAATTCACAGCTCCAAAAACTGCTGAATTTGCAAAAGTACTTGCAGCATTGAGCATTGATTCTAAAGTCCTTGTTATTCTTGAAGAAGGCAACGAATTCGCAGCTCTTTCTGCTCGTAACATCCCAGGAGTTAAAGTTGCAACTGCAACAACTGCAAGCGTACTTGACATCGCAAATGCAGACAAACTTCTTGTAACTCAAGCAGCTATCTCTAAAATTGAGGAGGTTCTTGCATAA
- the rpsC gene encoding 30S ribosomal protein S3: MGQKVHPIGMRVGIIRDWDAKWYAEKEYADYLHEDLAIRNFIKKELADASTSTIEIERAVNKVIVSIHTAKPGMVIGKAGSNVDALRAQLNKLTGKQVHINIIEIKQPDLDAHLVGESIARQLEQRVAFRRAQKQAIQRAMRAGAKGIKTQVSGRLNGADIARAEGYSEGTVPLHTLRADIDYAWEEALTTYGKLGIKVWIYRGEVLPARKNTKGGK, translated from the coding sequence GTGGGTCAAAAAGTACATCCAATTGGTATGCGTGTTGGCATCATCCGTGATTGGGATGCTAAATGGTATGCTGAAAAAGAATACGCGGATTACCTTCATGAAGATCTTGCAATCCGCAACTTTATCAAAAAAGAATTGGCTGATGCGTCAACATCAACAATCGAAATCGAACGTGCTGTAAACAAAGTTATCGTTTCTATCCACACTGCTAAGCCAGGTATGGTTATCGGTAAAGCTGGTAGCAACGTTGATGCACTTCGTGCTCAATTGAACAAATTGACTGGTAAACAAGTACACATCAACATCATCGAAATCAAACAACCTGATTTGGATGCACACCTTGTTGGTGAGTCAATCGCTCGTCAATTGGAGCAACGTGTGGCATTCCGCCGTGCTCAAAAACAAGCTATCCAACGTGCAATGCGCGCTGGTGCAAAAGGTATCAAAACACAAGTTTCTGGTCGTTTGAACGGTGCTGATATTGCCCGTGCAGAAGGCTACTCAGAAGGAACTGTTCCTCTTCATACACTTCGTGCGGATATCGACTACGCTTGGGAAGAAGCTTTGACAACTTACGGTAAACTTGGTATCAAAGTATGGATCTACCGTGGTGAAGTTCTTCCAGCTCGTAAAAACACTAAAGGAGGTAAATAA
- the rplB gene encoding 50S ribosomal protein L2 has protein sequence MGIKVYKPTTNGRRNMTSLDFAEITTSTPEKSLLVALKSKAGRNNNGRITVRHQGGGHKRFYRLVDFKRNKDGVEAIVKTIEYDPNRSANIALVHYTDGVKAYIIAPKGLEVGQRIVSGPEADIKVGNALPLANIPVGTVVHNIELKPGRGGELVRAAGASAQVLGQEGKYVLVRLQSGEVRMILGTCRATVGTVGNEQHGLVNLGKAGRSRWKGIRPTVRGSVMNPNDHPHGGGEGKAPVGRKAPSTPWGKPALGLKTRNKKAKSDKLIVRRRNQK, from the coding sequence GTGGGTATTAAAGTTTATAAACCAACGACAAATGGCCGTCGTAACATGACTTCTTTGGACTTCGCTGAAATCACAACAAGCACTCCAGAAAAAAGCTTGCTTGTTGCTTTGAAGAGCAAAGCTGGTCGTAACAACAACGGTCGCATCACTGTTCGTCACCAAGGTGGCGGTCACAAACGTTTCTACCGTTTGGTAGACTTCAAACGTAACAAAGATGGCGTTGAAGCAATCGTTAAAACTATCGAGTACGATCCAAACCGTTCAGCAAACATCGCTCTTGTACACTACACAGACGGTGTTAAAGCTTACATCATTGCTCCTAAAGGTCTTGAAGTTGGTCAACGCATCGTTTCAGGCCCAGAAGCAGATATCAAAGTTGGTAACGCACTTCCACTTGCAAACATCCCAGTCGGTACTGTTGTTCACAACATCGAGTTGAAACCAGGTCGCGGTGGTGAGTTGGTTCGTGCTGCTGGTGCATCTGCACAGGTTCTTGGTCAAGAAGGTAAATACGTTCTTGTTCGCCTTCAATCAGGTGAAGTTCGTATGATCCTTGGTACTTGCCGTGCTACTGTTGGTACTGTAGGTAACGAACAACATGGCCTTGTTAACCTTGGTAAAGCAGGTCGTAGCCGTTGGAAAGGTATCCGTCCAACAGTTCGCGGTTCTGTAATGAACCCTAACGATCACCCACACGGTGGTGGTGAAGGTAAAGCACCAGTTGGTCGTAAAGCACCATCTACACCATGGGGTAAACCAGCTCTTGGTTTGAAAACTCGTAACAAGAAAGCTAAATCTGACAAACTTATCGTTCGTCGTCGCAACCAAAAATAA
- a CDS encoding GNAT family N-acetyltransferase, producing the protein MAEQMRRVASLFGDWPEAIIWTCLEGRMGQIHVDNAQSPQSALALYGRQSFFGFLAGKPNADLLKMCEGKDIILVPQNQAWSDLIEGTYGDSIRSFTRYATKKDTSFDLGHLQKLNDALPKEFDLKVIDRNLYDACLVEEWSRDLVGNYADVEQFLDLGLGYVILHKEQVVSGASSYASYSGGIEIEVDTREDYRGLGLARACAAQLILACLDRNLYPSWDAHTLTSLKLAEKLGYQLNKPYQAYEWR; encoded by the coding sequence ATGGCAGAGCAGATGAGACGAGTAGCTAGTTTATTTGGAGATTGGCCTGAGGCAATTATTTGGACCTGTTTAGAAGGCAGAATGGGACAGATTCATGTCGATAATGCCCAGTCACCCCAGTCAGCCCTAGCTCTCTATGGACGGCAGAGCTTCTTTGGTTTTTTGGCCGGAAAACCAAATGCGGACTTGCTAAAAATGTGTGAGGGAAAGGATATTATTTTAGTACCTCAAAACCAAGCCTGGTCAGACTTGATAGAAGGGACTTACGGAGACAGTATCCGGTCCTTTACCCGTTATGCTACGAAAAAAGATACTAGTTTTGACCTTGGGCATTTGCAGAAACTGAATGATGCCCTACCTAAAGAGTTTGACCTGAAAGTGATTGACCGTAATCTGTATGATGCCTGTCTGGTAGAAGAATGGTCACGCGATTTGGTGGGCAATTATGCTGATGTGGAGCAGTTTTTAGACTTGGGTCTAGGCTATGTCATCTTGCATAAGGAACAGGTGGTGTCAGGTGCCTCATCCTATGCCAGTTATTCAGGTGGGATTGAGATAGAAGTGGATACTAGGGAAGACTATCGAGGTTTGGGTTTAGCTAGAGCTTGTGCTGCTCAGTTAATCTTAGCTTGTTTAGACCGTAATCTCTATCCTAGCTGGGATGCCCATACTCTGACTTCCTTGAAACTGGCTGAAAAATTGGGTTACCAATTGAACAAGCCCTATCAAGCATATGAATGGAGATAA
- the rplV gene encoding 50S ribosomal protein L22 — MAEITSAKATARTVRVSPRKSRLVLDNIRGKSVADAIAILKFTPNKAAGIIEGVLNSAIANAENNFGLEKANLVVSEAFANEGPTLKRFRPRAKGSASPINKRTAHITVVVAEK, encoded by the coding sequence ATGGCAGAAATTACTTCAGCTAAAGCAACTGCTCGCACAGTACGTGTTTCACCTCGTAAATCACGTCTTGTCTTGGATAACATCCGTGGCAAAAGCGTAGCAGACGCAATCGCAATCTTGAAATTCACACCAAACAAAGCTGCAGGCATTATCGAGGGAGTTTTGAACTCAGCAATCGCTAACGCTGAAAACAACTTTGGTTTGGAAAAAGCTAACTTGGTAGTCAGCGAAGCATTCGCAAACGAAGGACCAACGTTGAAACGTTTCCGTCCACGTGCGAAAGGCTCTGCTTCACCAATCAACAAACGCACAGCTCACATCACTGTAGTTGTGGCAGAGAAATAA
- the rpmC gene encoding 50S ribosomal protein L29 gives MKLQEIKDFVKELRGLSQEELAKKENELKKELFELRFQAAAGQLEQTARLNEVKKQIARIKTVQSETK, from the coding sequence ATGAAACTTCAAGAAATTAAAGATTTTGTAAAAGAACTTCGTGGCCTTTCTCAAGAAGAACTTGCTAAGAAAGAAAACGAATTGAAGAAAGAACTCTTCGAACTTCGTTTCCAAGCTGCTGCTGGTCAACTTGAGCAAACTGCTCGTTTGAACGAAGTGAAGAAACAAATTGCACGTATCAAGACTGTGCAATCTGAAACTAAATAA
- the rplP gene encoding 50S ribosomal protein L16 has protein sequence MLVPKRVKHRREFRGKMRGEAKGGKQVDFGQYGLQATTSSWITNRQIEAARIAMTRYMKRGGKVWIKIFPHKSYTAKAIGVRMGSGKGAPEGWVAPVKRGKVMFEVAGVSEEIAREAFRLAGHKLPVKVKFVKREAE, from the coding sequence ATGTTAGTACCTAAACGTGTAAAACACCGTCGTGAATTCCGTGGAAAAATGCGCGGTGAAGCTAAAGGTGGAAAACAAGTAGACTTTGGTCAATACGGTCTTCAAGCAACTACTAGCTCATGGATTACAAACCGCCAAATCGAAGCTGCCCGTATCGCTATGACGCGTTACATGAAACGTGGTGGTAAAGTTTGGATCAAGATCTTCCCACACAAATCATACACTGCTAAAGCTATCGGTGTACGTATGGGTTCTGGTAAAGGTGCTCCTGAAGGTTGGGTAGCTCCAGTTAAACGCGGTAAGGTTATGTTTGAAGTAGCTGGCGTTTCTGAAGAAATCGCTCGCGAAGCATTCCGCCTTGCTGGTCACAAATTGCCAGTTAAAGTTAAATTCGTAAAACGTGAAGCAGAATAA
- a CDS encoding HAD-IA family hydrolase, with the protein MIPIFIWDLDGTLLDSYEAILAGIQETYEQYDLPFDREEVRNFILRYSVKDLLVRDADKYGLDSDELNRVRATSLKEKNTQIPLMAGAREILDWTAQQGIQNFVYTHKSDNAFQVLEDLGVRHHFTEILTSDSGFARKPSPEALLFLIEKYGLDKENTYYIGDRLLDVETAINAGIHSINLQIDGVEQNQNIRALLEIKELFED; encoded by the coding sequence ATGATACCGATATTTATTTGGGATTTGGACGGAACGCTGTTGGATTCCTATGAAGCGATTTTGGCTGGAATTCAGGAAACCTATGAACAATATGATCTTCCTTTTGACCGCGAAGAAGTAAGAAATTTCATTCTTCGCTATTCTGTCAAGGATTTGCTGGTGCGTGATGCGGACAAGTACGGTCTGGATAGCGATGAGCTTAATCGCGTACGTGCGACTTCCTTGAAGGAGAAGAATACGCAGATTCCCTTGATGGCAGGTGCGCGTGAAATTCTGGACTGGACAGCTCAGCAAGGTATTCAAAACTTCGTCTATACACACAAGAGTGACAATGCTTTTCAGGTTTTGGAGGATCTTGGCGTCCGTCACCATTTCACAGAAATCTTGACCAGTGATTCTGGTTTTGCCCGCAAACCAAGTCCAGAAGCTCTGCTATTTCTCATCGAAAAATACGGACTGGATAAAGAAAATACCTACTATATCGGCGATCGTTTGCTCGATGTAGAAACAGCTATCAACGCAGGGATTCATAGCATCAACCTGCAAATTGATGGTGTGGAGCAGAATCAAAACATCAGAGCTTTGTTAGAAATCAAAGAATTATTTGAGGATTAA
- the rpsS gene encoding 30S ribosomal protein S19, producing MGRSLKKGPFVDEHLMKKVEAQANDEKKKVIKTWSRRSTIFPSFIGYTIAVYDGRKHVPVYIQEDMVGHKLGEFAPTRTYKGHAADDKKTRRK from the coding sequence ATGGGACGTAGTCTTAAAAAAGGACCTTTCGTCGATGAGCATTTGATGAAAAAAGTTGAAGCTCAAGCAAACGACGAAAAGAAAAAAGTAATTAAAACTTGGTCACGTCGTTCAACGATCTTCCCAAGTTTCATCGGTTATACAATCGCAGTTTACGATGGACGTAAACACGTACCTGTATACATTCAAGAAGACATGGTAGGTCACAAACTTGGTGAATTTGCACCAACTCGTACTTACAAAGGTCATGCTGCTGACGACAAGAAAACTCGTCGTAAATAA
- a CDS encoding DUF4368 domain-containing protein, translating to MTRISKYTQVSRLIVEIVNELINEIVIYKSAGVKRNRIIQIDIYYNFIGKLNNEKASQAD from the coding sequence ATGACGAGAATTTCCAAATACACACAAGTTTCAAGATTAATCGTTGAAATAGTAAATGAACTAATTAATGAAATTGTGATTTACAAGTCAGCTGGTGTGAAACGCAATCGAATTATCCAGATAGACATTTATTACAACTTCATCGGAAAACTAAATAACGAAAAAGCGAGTCAGGCGGACTGA
- the rplN gene encoding 50S ribosomal protein L14, with product MIQTETRLKVADNSGAREILTIKVLGGSGRKFANIGDIIVASVKQATPGGAVKKGDVVKAVIVRTKTGARRADGSYIKFDENAAVIIREDKNPRGTRIFGPVARELRDGGFMKIVSLAPEVL from the coding sequence ATGATTCAAACAGAAACTCGTTTGAAAGTTGCTGATAACAGTGGCGCACGTGAAATCTTGACAATCAAAGTTCTTGGTGGTTCAGGACGTAAATTCGCGAACATCGGCGACATCATCGTTGCTTCAGTAAAACAAGCTACTCCTGGTGGTGCGGTTAAAAAAGGTGACGTTGTTAAAGCCGTTATCGTTCGTACTAAGACAGGTGCTCGTCGTGCTGATGGTTCATACATCAAATTCGATGAGAATGCTGCAGTTATCATCCGTGAAGACAAAAACCCTCGCGGAACTCGTATCTTTGGCCCAGTGGCACGCGAATTGCGTGATGGCGGTTTCATGAAAATTGTTTCATTGGCACCAGAAGTACTTTAA
- a CDS encoding AAA family ATPase has product MLSLEIKKIDIKDFGCYKDYKQHSRSGIGNDFNDGRVNIFYGRNYSGKSTYSKIFQSIELKQLPEKYGDIDFEIKLANQTFIKSNEIATHTLPIDCKVFNQRFIDDNIYLHNDNKLNSFQISIGSDTNETLKKIEDIQLNELKPRNEKLLQIESDITEKQKKKKISKDSLDSKLRTTASKIKNLKNPSVVVGNKYDIRDIKEEFSEHSPQFPILPSQSDKDALAELEKKIKQAKIRILEKNINKPQKIDLVSYDKNFNFTLFLENTKKLLSKVVSVSNILDEYKNSPNKINWIKHGVDIHGENPEKCVFCGNSIDSDLIQNLKLAFSDELSSLENELALQNNRIKSEIQKLDFIPNINKEDYFNDSAADIRNINKDIRNVISDRKEALKTLESKIFEKQRDIFSKIEINDLNWSDFSEIQVEIDSLYNSTIKQIDQFDDRKIKSIDFLRRYYIVKEFPVSEFTKLSQKVNQLEEYINEKSEEQRELKEEKEKFEQDIVELEGSLKSESEAVKRINIILQNSLAHSEISLKSVDDEEGIYFEVSRNEERAYNLSEGEKSLIAFAYYIARLESLSVEEKEKTILFIDDPISSLDENNIFYIYNLIFRLLEKKEFLQYFLSTHNLDFLKYTNKFPGKNNKDYYLIEKIKEAENTPSKSYIKKLPKYLSNKVTEFVFLFEQIYRVATEQENENNFSVFYNFPNNGRKFIETLLYFKYPDYKTNNDDKINSYFGNENAAFIQRINNEYSHGEDRFDRTRNPINTSEFIHDARIILSALYQNDSEQFKSFLNNSNLILPDFLEER; this is encoded by the coding sequence ATGTTAAGTTTAGAAATTAAAAAAATTGACATTAAAGATTTTGGTTGCTATAAAGACTACAAACAGCATAGTCGGTCAGGTATCGGTAATGATTTCAATGATGGAAGAGTTAATATTTTTTATGGCAGAAACTATTCTGGAAAAAGCACTTATTCGAAAATTTTTCAAAGTATTGAACTTAAGCAACTTCCAGAAAAGTACGGAGATATAGATTTTGAAATCAAATTAGCTAACCAGACATTTATCAAGTCAAATGAAATAGCTACTCATACATTACCTATAGATTGTAAGGTTTTTAACCAGCGATTTATTGATGATAATATTTATCTTCACAATGACAATAAATTAAATAGTTTTCAAATTTCGATAGGTAGTGATACTAATGAGACTTTAAAGAAGATTGAAGATATACAATTAAACGAACTTAAACCTAGAAATGAAAAATTGTTGCAGATTGAATCGGATATAACTGAGAAGCAAAAAAAGAAAAAAATCAGCAAAGATAGTTTAGATTCAAAACTGAGAACAACTGCTTCAAAAATCAAGAATTTAAAGAATCCCTCGGTCGTAGTTGGCAATAAATATGATATACGAGACATAAAGGAGGAGTTCAGCGAACACTCACCTCAATTTCCTATTCTACCGTCACAAAGTGACAAGGATGCTCTAGCTGAGTTAGAAAAGAAAATTAAACAAGCAAAAATACGAATTCTCGAAAAAAACATAAATAAACCTCAAAAAATAGATTTAGTTAGTTATGATAAAAATTTTAATTTTACATTGTTTTTAGAAAATACGAAGAAATTATTATCTAAAGTTGTCTCGGTAAGTAATATTTTGGATGAATATAAAAACAGTCCAAATAAAATAAATTGGATTAAGCATGGTGTTGATATTCATGGGGAAAATCCAGAGAAATGTGTGTTTTGTGGTAACAGTATTGACAGTGACTTAATTCAAAATCTAAAGTTGGCTTTTTCTGATGAGTTAAGCTCTTTGGAAAACGAATTAGCACTGCAAAATAATAGGATAAAATCAGAAATCCAAAAATTAGATTTTATTCCAAATATTAATAAAGAAGACTATTTTAATGATTCTGCAGCCGATATTCGAAATATAAATAAAGATATTAGAAATGTCATTAGCGATAGAAAAGAAGCTTTGAAAACACTTGAATCAAAGATTTTTGAAAAACAACGAGATATTTTTTCAAAAATTGAGATTAATGATTTAAATTGGAGTGATTTTTCTGAAATTCAAGTTGAGATTGACTCGCTATATAATAGCACTATTAAGCAGATAGACCAATTTGATGATAGAAAAATTAAAAGTATAGATTTTCTTCGAAGATATTATATTGTAAAAGAATTCCCCGTATCTGAGTTTACCAAACTGTCTCAAAAAGTTAACCAACTTGAAGAATATATAAATGAGAAATCCGAAGAACAGAGAGAATTAAAGGAAGAAAAAGAAAAATTTGAGCAAGATATTGTTGAACTTGAAGGCAGTTTGAAGTCAGAATCTGAAGCGGTAAAACGTATAAATATAATACTTCAAAATTCTTTAGCACATTCCGAGATATCCTTAAAATCAGTTGATGATGAGGAAGGTATATACTTCGAAGTTTCTCGTAATGAAGAAAGAGCCTATAATCTAAGTGAAGGGGAAAAATCATTAATAGCTTTTGCTTATTATATTGCAAGGTTAGAAAGTTTGTCTGTAGAAGAAAAGGAAAAAACTATCTTATTTATTGACGACCCAATTTCTAGTCTCGATGAGAATAATATTTTTTATATTTATAATCTTATCTTTAGACTTCTTGAGAAAAAGGAATTTTTGCAGTATTTTCTTTCTACTCATAATTTGGATTTTTTGAAGTATACAAATAAATTTCCTGGTAAAAATAATAAAGATTATTACTTAATAGAAAAAATAAAAGAAGCTGAGAATACACCGTCAAAGAGTTACATCAAAAAACTACCAAAATATTTATCTAACAAAGTTACAGAGTTTGTATTTCTGTTTGAACAAATATATAGAGTAGCGACGGAACAAGAAAATGAAAATAATTTTTCTGTTTTTTATAATTTTCCAAACAACGGTAGAAAATTTATTGAAACTCTTTTGTATTTTAAATATCCTGATTATAAAACAAATAATGACGATAAAATCAATAGTTATTTTGGAAATGAGAATGCTGCATTTATACAACGTATAAATAATGAGTACTCTCATGGAGAAGATAGGTTTGATAGGACTCGTAATCCAATCAACACAAGTGAATTCATACACGATGCTAGAATAATCTTAAGTGCTTTATATCAAAACGATTCAGAACAATTTAAATCATTTCTCAATAATAGTAATTTGATTCTCCCAGATTTTCTGGAAGAAAGATAA
- the rpsQ gene encoding 30S ribosomal protein S17, producing MERNNRKVLVGRVVSDKMDKTITVVVETKRNHPVYGKRINYSKKYKAHDENNVAKEGDIVRIMETRPLSATKRFRLVEVVEEAVII from the coding sequence ATGGAACGCAATAATCGTAAAGTTCTTGTTGGACGCGTAGTATCTGACAAAATGGACAAAACAATCACAGTTGTAGTTGAAACTAAACGTAACCACCCAGTCTATGGTAAACGTATTAACTACTCTAAAAAGTACAAAGCTCATGATGAAAACAATGTTGCTAAAGAAGGCGATATCGTTCGTATCATGGAAACTCGCCCACTTTCAGCTACAAAACGTTTCCGTCTTGTAGAAGTTGTGGAAGAGGCAGTTATCATTTAA
- the ruvB gene encoding Holliday junction branch migration DNA helicase RuvB, with product MTRILDMEQMQDEEFVERTLRPQKLNEYIGQDKVKDQLKIFIEAAKLRDEALDHTLLFGPPGLGKTTMAFVIANELGVNIKQTSGPVIEKAGDLVALLNDLEPGDVLFIDEIHRMPMAVEEILYSAMEDFYIDIMIGAGEASRSVHLELPPFTLIGATTRAGMLSNPLRARFGITGHMEYYELADLTEIVERTADIFDMEITHEAAIELARRSRGTPRIANRLLKRVRDFAQIMGDGLIDDSITDKALTMLDVDREGLDYVDQKILRTMIEMYGGGPVGLNTLSVNIAEERETVEDMYEPYLIQQGFLMRTRTGRVATAKAYEHLGYPYTEK from the coding sequence ATGACTAGAATTTTAGACATGGAACAAATGCAGGACGAGGAGTTCGTAGAACGCACTCTGCGCCCACAGAAATTAAATGAATACATCGGTCAGGACAAGGTCAAGGACCAACTGAAAATCTTTATCGAGGCAGCCAAGCTCCGTGATGAAGCCTTGGACCATACCCTTCTGTTTGGCCCTCCGGGTTTGGGTAAGACCACCATGGCCTTTGTTATTGCCAACGAATTGGGGGTCAACATTAAGCAGACCAGTGGTCCTGTTATTGAAAAAGCAGGTGATTTGGTGGCCCTTCTCAACGACTTGGAGCCTGGCGACGTCCTCTTTATCGATGAAATCCACCGTATGCCCATGGCGGTTGAGGAGATTCTCTACTCAGCCATGGAAGACTTCTACATTGACATTATGATTGGAGCAGGGGAGGCCAGTCGCTCCGTGCATTTGGAGTTACCACCTTTTACCCTGATTGGAGCGACCACTCGTGCGGGTATGCTGTCCAATCCCCTGCGAGCCCGTTTTGGTATCACTGGACACATGGAGTATTATGAACTGGCTGATTTGACCGAGATTGTCGAGCGGACAGCGGACATCTTTGACATGGAGATTACCCATGAAGCAGCTATCGAGCTGGCTCGTCGTTCCCGTGGGACCCCACGTATCGCCAACCGCCTGCTCAAGCGAGTGCGGGATTTTGCCCAGATTATGGGCGACGGCCTGATTGACGATAGCATTACGGACAAGGCCCTGACCATGCTAGATGTGGACCGTGAAGGTCTGGACTATGTGGACCAGAAGATTCTCCGTACCATGATTGAAATGTACGGCGGCGGTCCCGTCGGCCTCAACACCCTGTCGGTCAATATCGCCGAGGAGCGTGAAACGGTGGAGGATATGTATGAGCCCTACCTGATTCAGCAGGGCTTCCTTATGCGGACACGGACAGGGCGGGTCGCGACAGCTAAGGCTTACGAGCACTTGGGTTATCCCTATACGGAAAAATAA
- the rpsJ gene encoding 30S ribosomal protein S10: MANKKIRIRLKAYEHRTLDTAAAKIVETATRTGAQVAGPVPLPTERSLYTIIRATHKYKDSREQFEMRTHKRLIDIVNPTQKTVDALMKLDLPSGVNVEIKL, translated from the coding sequence ATGGCAAACAAAAAAATCCGCATCCGCTTGAAAGCGTACGAACACCGTACACTTGATACAGCTGCTGCAAAAATCGTTGAAACTGCAACTCGTACAGGTGCACAAGTAGCAGGTCCAGTTCCGCTTCCAACAGAACGTAGCCTCTACACAATCATCCGTGCGACTCACAAGTACAAAGATTCTCGTGAGCAGTTCGAAATGCGTACACACAAACGTTTGATCGATATCGTTAACCCAACTCAAAAAACAGTTGATGCCTTGATGAAATTGGATCTTCCAAGTGGTGTGAACGTAGAAATCAAATTGTAA
- the rplC gene encoding 50S ribosomal protein L3, protein MTKGILGKKVGMTQIFTESGEFIPVTVIEATPNVVLQVKTVETDGYAAVQVGFDDKREVLSNKPAKGHVAKANTAPKRFIREFKNIEGLEVGQEITVETFAAGDVVDVTGTSKGKGFQGVIKRHGQSRGPMAHGSRYHRRPGSMGPVAPNRVFKGKNLAGRMGGNRVTIQNLEVVQVVPEKNVILIKGNVPGAKKSLITIKSAVKAGK, encoded by the coding sequence ATGACAAAAGGAATCTTAGGGAAAAAAGTGGGAATGACTCAAATCTTCACTGAATCTGGTGAATTTATCCCTGTTACTGTCATCGAAGCAACTCCAAACGTTGTTCTTCAAGTGAAAACAGTTGAAACTGATGGTTATGCAGCAGTTCAAGTTGGTTTTGATGACAAACGTGAAGTATTGAGCAACAAACCTGCCAAAGGCCATGTAGCTAAAGCTAACACAGCTCCTAAGCGCTTCATTCGTGAATTCAAAAACATTGAAGGCTTGGAAGTTGGACAAGAAATTACAGTTGAAACTTTCGCAGCTGGTGATGTTGTTGATGTAACTGGTACATCTAAAGGTAAAGGCTTCCAAGGTGTTATCAAACGCCATGGTCAATCACGTGGTCCTATGGCTCACGGTTCTCGTTACCACCGTCGTCCAGGTTCTATGGGTCCTGTTGCACCTAACCGTGTATTCAAAGGTAAAAACCTTGCAGGTCGCATGGGCGGCAACCGTGTAACAATTCAAAACCTTGAAGTTGTACAAGTTGTTCCAGAAAAGAACGTTATCCTTATCAAAGGTAACGTACCAGGTGCTAAGAAATCTCTTATCACTATCAAGTCAGCAGTTAAAGCTGGTAAATAA